The following are from one region of the Littorina saxatilis isolate snail1 linkage group LG2, US_GU_Lsax_2.0, whole genome shotgun sequence genome:
- the LOC138959149 gene encoding UPF0489 protein C5orf22 homolog — MVLRFQLYNNLRLCLILSVLESWGSFPSWKFNRTMPLYRLRPKRLVLFLAMIGVVLVIITVVLQFWGFSQVQGSERELASVYSNIEERPRRPRNGRKEPRVVVRKHPNFRHRADPYSKNDETEDMAYELIQPMQRTWKEPKWKVAKILRQLPAMAKSLIPVFVVEEHYEVLKYWFDAMETGLIPKSGNTLLHIDGHSDAAPPRDMSNVPWFRLPRNHSEVANMMQSNDVFIAGSALAGLINRFIWIWPAWDINEHDEGLKHAIFDIKAGFRTYYPARGDPFRQICVCVQLRPETTWECWDDRPDKTQMAGNVNIDTDPENCKAVFRGVIEQVHEDTALKLLEQGGWINEDENLMLDIDEDYFGCESSIMPLLNAGMTQLNVNKLSVLTSKLLCANDVKGEDLADKVFHTILETVQDFKASLCTAQQPPSKLGTPRSKDCESTLVINKAMQLAMPTITGILEQGATGDLVCKEKSVSLIINTLLRSLFKLNATQLEVLKYVGVCLMTAPTNMMFDAGMLHVCHGFNVPGDLSVNLHTPTPAENEARARLLKRTLSLLPLKPSMVTVCRSVRDGYTPWTYFDYAEKAVFDALKEAFEGVTKKSFHFDENLLGGKNGWPNRHGDL, encoded by the exons ATGGTACTGCGGTTCCAGCTTTACAAC AACCTGCGTTTGTGTTTGATTCTGTCAGTGCTGGAAAGCTGGGGTTCGTTTCCCAGCTGGAAATTTAATCGCACCATGCCGCTCTATCGGCTACGACCGAAGAGGCTAGTGCTGTTCTTGGCAATGATTGGAGTCGTTTTGGTCATCATCACCGTCGTGCTTCAGTTCTGGGGTTTCTCTCAGGTCCAGGGCAGCGAAAGAGAACTAGCTAGCGTATACAGCAACATAGAAGAGCGTCCGAGACGGCCCAGAAATGGAAGGAAAGAACCCAGGGTGGTTGTGAGGAAGCATCCCAACTTCAGACACCGCGCGGACCCTTACAGCAAGAATGACGAGACGGAGGACATGGCGTATGAACTCATTCAGCCCATGCAACGCACCTGGAAAGAACCCAAGTGGAAAGTCGCGAAGATCCTGCGCCAGCTCCCCGCCATGGCAAAGTCACTGATCCCTGTCTTCGTCGTGGAGGAGCATTACGAAG TGTTGAAATACTGGTTTGACGCAATGGAGACTGGCCTCATCCCTAAATCTGGAAACACGCTG CTGCACATAGACGGCCATTCAGATGCAGCACCACCGCGTGACATGTCCAATGTCCCCTGGTTCCGCCTGCCTCGAAACCACTCCGAGGTCGCCAACATGATGCAAAGCAACGACGTCTTCATTGCT GGCTCGGCGCTAGCAGGTCTGATCAATCGCTTCATCTGGATATGGCCAGCGTGGGACATCAATGAACACGACGAAGGTTTAAAGCATGCCATCTTCGACATAAAGGCGGGCTTCCGTACCTACTACCCCGCAAGAGGCGACCCTTTCAGAcagatatgtgtgtgcgtgcagctCAGACCTGAGACCACATGGGAGTGCTGGGACGACAGGCCGGACAAAACCCAGATGGCAGGCAACGTGAACATAGACACAGACCCGGAGAACTGCAAGGCGGTGTTCCGAGGCGTCATTGAGCAAGTCCATGAAGACACCGCATTGAAGCTTCTGGAGCAAGGAGGTTGGATCAATGAGGACGAGAACCTTATGTTGGACATTGACGAGGACTACTTTGGTTGTGAGAGCTCCATCATGCCGCTCCTTAACGCCGGGATGACTCAGCTGAACGTCAACAAATTATCCGTGCTCACGAGCAAACTCTTGTGCGCCAACGACGTCAAGGGCGAAGACTTAGCTGACAAAGTCTTTCACACTATTCTGGAAACAGTGCAGGACTTCAAAGCCAGCTTATGTACCGCTCAGCAGCCTCCCTCCAAGCTGGGAACTCCGCGCAGCAAGGATTGTGAATCCACGCTCGTCATCAACAAAGCCATGCAGCTGGCAATGCCGACGATTACTGGTATCCTCGAACAAGGGGCGACAGGAGATCTTGTGTGCAAAGAAAAGAGTGTCTCTCTGATCATCAACACACTCCTACGCTCCTTGTTCAAGCTGAACGCCACGCAGCTCGAAGTGTTGAAGTACGTCGGGGTGTGCCTGATGACCGCCCCCACCAACATGATGTTCGATGCCGGAATGCTGCACGTCTGTCACGGGTTTAACGTGCCGGGGGACCTCTCGGTCAACcttcacacacccacaccggcAGAGAATGAAGCTCGAGCCAGGCTGCTGAAACGAACTCTATCCCTGTTGCCCCTGAAGCCGTCCATGGTGACAGTTTGTCGGTCGGTTCGTGACGGGTACACTCCGTGGACTTACTTTGATTATGCGGAAAAAGCGGTCTTTGACGCTCTGAAGGAGGCCTTTGAAGGTGTGACAAAAAAGTCATTTCACTTTGATGAGAATTTGTTGGGCGGGAAGAACGGCTGGCCGAACAGGCATGGAGATCTATGA